The nucleotide window TTCCTTTAATAAACGTGTCAACCTTCTCTCTTGCCCCGCTGACCTTTATGCTTTTTTGAATTAAGGCATCTGCACCTTCCTGAAACAGGATTTTTCCATCCTTAAGCACGACCACTTCTTCAAATAAACGGCTTACTTCATCAATTAAGTGAGTAGATAAAATAAATGTCCTTGGATACCTTTCAAATTCTTCTAGTAAAAGATCATAAAAAGTGTACCGTGCTGAAGCATCTAGACCAATATATGGCTCATCAAGAATGGTCATTTTAGCACGAGAGGCAAGACCAATGATAATACCTAGAGCAGACTCCATTCCTTTGGAGAGTCCTCGTGCATTCACATTCGGCTTCAACTGAAATTCCTCCATCAACCGGTTCGCTGTATTTTGAGACCAATTTGGATAGAACAAGGACGAAATTTTTAATACATCCTTTACTTTTAACCTTCGTTTAAAATTACTACTTTCATTAATAAAACATACATCTTGAAGAACTCTACGATTATTAAATGGTGACTGACCATTTATTAAGATTTCACCACTGGTCGGTAGCGTATGCCCTGCTATTAATTGCATAAGCGTTGTTTTACCAGCTCCATTTTTTCCAAGTAAACCATAGATTGTATTCTCTTTAAACGAAACATTAACATTTTTTAAGGCGGCATGCTTACCGAACGTTTTACATACATCACTCACGATTATGGTCATTTCTAATCCTCCTTGGCAAGTAAGAATTGGAGTTCGTCCTTCGTAATACCAATTTTATGGGCCTCTTTTTTCAATGGAATCATATAGCTTTCATAAAAAACCTTTTTTCTTTTTTCTAGTACGATTTCTTTCGCGCCTTCCGCCACAAACATTCCTATCCCCCTTTTTTTAAAAATAACACCTTCCTCGACAAGTAGGTTCATTCCTTTGGCTGCAGTTGCTGGATTAATTTGATAATGCTTGGCAATTTCATTGGTCGATGGTACTCGATCCCCTTCAGAGATAGACTCATCTAGAATACCTGACTCAATCTTATCTGCAATTTGTTGAAAAATTGGCTTATTGGACGTTAATTCATGATCCATCATCAACACTCCACTGGTTAGTTAGTTATGTAACTAACTATATAACCCAATAAAAGGAAAGTCAATATTTTTCTGAATATTACGACCTATATATTTAAAATATGGATGAAAACACCCTATTTAATTACCTCTATAAATTAAAAAAGTAAGTGTTTAGCCATTAAAATTTAACAGAAACCTATTTATCAACATTAATAGAACGGATTTTCAAACTAATATCTGTTGGAATACTATGGTATAATAATTTTTAAAATATTGATAAACAGTGGAGCCAGAAATTCTTTTTAATGGAAAAATAAACAATCGAAGTTCATGCCAACATGATTTTCTGTTATTTCGTTGACCACATGACTAAAAACTACCTATTCCCTTATGAATTGAAGAAGGAAATCGACATAGTACTTAATATCAAATGGATTTAGCTTATGTACATACTTAAATAGGTGGATAAG belongs to Bacillus spongiae and includes:
- a CDS encoding ABC transporter ATP-binding protein codes for the protein MTIIVSDVCKTFGKHAALKNVNVSFKENTIYGLLGKNGAGKTTLMQLIAGHTLPTSGEILINGQSPFNNRRVLQDVCFINESSNFKRRLKVKDVLKISSLFYPNWSQNTANRLMEEFQLKPNVNARGLSKGMESALGIIIGLASRAKMTILDEPYIGLDASARYTFYDLLLEEFERYPRTFILSTHLIDEVSRLFEEVVVLKDGKILFQEGADALIQKSIKVSGAREKVDTFIKGKNVIDEKEIMGIKTALVYGEAFSIEEATAVGLEAERSTMQRLMVHLTDSKEETIHV
- a CDS encoding GntR family transcriptional regulator, coding for MDHELTSNKPIFQQIADKIESGILDESISEGDRVPSTNEIAKHYQINPATAAKGMNLLVEEGVIFKKRGIGMFVAEGAKEIVLEKRKKVFYESYMIPLKKEAHKIGITKDELQFLLAKED